The Streptomyces collinus DNA segment GTACGGACCCCGGCCCGTGGCAGGGGGGCGCGCTCTGAGCGGAGGTGCGCCCCCTGTCGCGGGCCGGTTTCTTTCTGAGGAGCAGTTGAGATGGGACTGACCGCGAGGATCCGCACCCGGGACGGATGGGCCGTGTCGCACGCGGTCGTCACGGTGGCGGACATGACCGGTGCGCAGGTGCTGCGGGCCGAGGCCGACGCGGAGGGCGCCGTGCGGGACGCGACGCCGATGGAGGCAGGGGCGTACACCGTCATCGTCACGGCGGTGGGCTATGCGCCCGCGGCCTCCAGCGTGATCGTCACGGCGAGCGGCCGGGCCGAGGTCGGCTCGGTGACGCTGGCGCGGCAGGGCGGCACCGAGCTGCCGCCGCCCGGGCCGTGGACCGTCGACCCGGTGCACTCCAGCGTGGCCGCCGTGGCCCAGCACCTGGGCATCTCCAGCGTGCACGGCCGGTTCACGGAGTTCTCCGGCTCGATCGAGATCGCCCCGGACGACGTCACCAAGTCGCGTGTGGAGGCGGTGATCCGGGCCGCTTCCATCGACACGGGCAACGGCATGCGCGACGGGCACCTGAAGTCGCCGGACTTCCTCGATGCCGAGCGGTTCCCGGAGATCACCTTCCGGTCGACGGGGCTGACGGCGGCCGGGCCCGACCGGTGGACCGTCCACGGCGAGCTGGGCATGCACGGGGTCGTCCGGCCCGTGGACCTTGATCTGGCCTACCTCGGCACGGGTCCGGACCCCTGGGGCGGCACCCGGGCGGCGTTCCGCGCGACGACCGAACTGCACCGCGAGGACTTCGCGATGAACTACAACCAGGTCCTCCAGGCGGGCATCGCCGCGATCGGCACGACGCTCAAGGTGGAGCTGGACATCCAGGCCGTGCAGGGCGAGTCACTTCCGGCGGTGTGAGTCCGGGGCGGACACCCGCGCCACCAACTGGCTGCACAGGTCCCGCAGCTTGACGTTCCGGTCCTGCGAGACCCGGCGCAGCCGCTCCAGCGCGATCCGTGCGTCGATGCGCTCCCTGGCCATCAGGATGCCTACCGCCTGGTCGATGACGCTGCGGGAGAGCAGCGCGGTGCGCACATCGGCCGCCGACTGGCGCCGGCGTTCGATCCGCAGCGCCACGTCGATCGCGTCCCCGGCCCGGGCCGCGAAGGCACGGGCCGCGTCCCGGCCCGTGTCCAGCGCCCCGGCCCGCACCCCGTAGTAGTTGAGCGCGGCGCCGCTCTCGCCCTCGACGGCGACCGGCACCGCCAGCACACAGCGGACGCCGGTGGAGAGCGCGTACTGCGCGTACGACGGCCAGCGGGACTCCTCGGCGAGATCCGGGGTGTACTGCTCCTCGCCGGTCTCGGCCGCGTCCACGCAGGGCCCCGAGCCGTTCTCGTACTGGCGCAGGTCCAGGCCGCTGGGCATGCCGTCGCTGCCGGCCAGGGTGAGCAGCCGGCCGGCGCGGCGCACGGTGATGCTGCACGCCTCGGCGCCGGGCACTTCCTGCACCGCGCGGTCGGTCAGATCGCGCAGCAGGGTGTCGAGACCGCTGCTGCGCACCATCGCCTGGTCCAGCGTGTCGGACGCTTCGGAGCTCATGACCGTACGGGTATCCCGTCACCGGCCGGACACGCCCCCGACGTAATCCACCTCACTTCAGGGGGTGTTGTGCGCCCCGACGATCCTGCGGGCGAGGTCGCGCAGTTTCACGTTCTCCCGCTGGGAGGCCCGCACCAGGCTCTCGAAGGCCGCCGACGCGTCGATGCCCTGGCGTTCCATGAGGATGCCGGTCGCCTGGCCGATCAGGTCCCTG contains these protein-coding regions:
- a CDS encoding YceI family protein, translating into MGLTARIRTRDGWAVSHAVVTVADMTGAQVLRAEADAEGAVRDATPMEAGAYTVIVTAVGYAPAASSVIVTASGRAEVGSVTLARQGGTELPPPGPWTVDPVHSSVAAVAQHLGISSVHGRFTEFSGSIEIAPDDVTKSRVEAVIRAASIDTGNGMRDGHLKSPDFLDAERFPEITFRSTGLTAAGPDRWTVHGELGMHGVVRPVDLDLAYLGTGPDPWGGTRAAFRATTELHREDFAMNYNQVLQAGIAAIGTTLKVELDIQAVQGESLPAV
- a CDS encoding GAF and ANTAR domain-containing protein, whose translation is MSSEASDTLDQAMVRSSGLDTLLRDLTDRAVQEVPGAEACSITVRRAGRLLTLAGSDGMPSGLDLRQYENGSGPCVDAAETGEEQYTPDLAEESRWPSYAQYALSTGVRCVLAVPVAVEGESGAALNYYGVRAGALDTGRDAARAFAARAGDAIDVALRIERRRQSAADVRTALLSRSVIDQAVGILMARERIDARIALERLRRVSQDRNVKLRDLCSQLVARVSAPDSHRRK